The Cydia pomonella isolate Wapato2018A chromosome 17, ilCydPomo1, whole genome shotgun sequence genome includes a window with the following:
- the LOC133527117 gene encoding uncharacterized protein LOC133527117 produces MNRNESKSSPKDDSEASTSSSVTDNGASVCTHSALRQTKSPLTEILATAKVLASGRNGKDKVLRCLLDPGSQKHYVTLKCCKNLGLPVHSSPVTSINGLGGTTITQPIRGTVNLTFRSRYDPKSQYTIEALVLDEITPDLPTCHIDQSSSDLFDNLHLADDSWAIPGEIDVLLGVKLFTKLLMSDKIENQPGLPDALETTLGYIILGDAPAVNASYSAAGYFTSVEVGNLMQKFWEIEDLDGVIHSPADKQAEDIFKNTVNRLEDGRYEVALPFKLEPNNLGNSYKTAERRFLALERKFLKQPELKPAYDEVIREHIDKKYLSEVPNDKSNDAYHIPHHAIVKSDRTTTKVRIVLDASAQTTSGLSLNDILHAGPSLQADLFCILLNLRLFAIAITSDVRQMYLCIDVRGEDRPYQRILYRFSPEETIRVFQYNRVAFGLRSSPFLALRTVKQLVADEGDKYPLAKEIASRDIYMDDVASSVIDEDQAVQATKQLLDLFLKGGFQLAKWSSNSAAVLKEIPKELHLSQSVTFDDDTTLKILGLRWYPGEDVFKFQMEFFASEDVSVILMKITIINILCYCHVVITSLIYWSITTIDTIYMQDLKLLYLFCDIDSGL; encoded by the exons ATGAATAGAAACGAGTCCAAGTCCTCACCTAAGGATGATAGTGAAGCTAGCACAAGTTCATCTGTGACGGACAACGGTGCCTCCGTATGTACTCATTCGGCATTGAGACAGACTAAATCACCCTTGACGGAAATTCTCGCCACTGCTAAGGTGCTAGCTAGTGGGCGTAACGGCAAGGACAAGGTTTTGAGATGTCTGCTGGATCCAGGATCACAGAAACATTACGTTACATTGAAGTGCTGCAAGAATTTAGGTCTTCCTGTACACAGCAGCCCCGTGACTTCAATAAATGGATTAGGGGGAACAACGATAACACAACCCATTCGAGGAACTGTCAACTTAACATTTAGGTCAAGATATGATCCTAAATCTCAATATACTATCGAAGCGCTTGTATTAGATGAGATCACGCCTGATTTACCGACCTGTCATATTGATCAATCTTCATCTGATCTGTTTGATAATTTACATCTAGCAGATGATTCCTGGGCGATCCCAGGAGAAATTGACGTACTTCTTGGTGTTAAGTTATTCACCAAATTGTTAATGTCGGATAAAATTGAGAACCAACCTGGTTTGCCTGACGCTTTAGAAACTACATTGGGGTACATCATATTAGGTGATGCTCCCGCAGTAAATGCTTCCTACTCAGCAGCTGGGTATTTTACTTCGGTTGAAGTGGGAAATTTGATGCAAAAATTTTGGGAAATTGAAGATTTAGATGGAGTCATTCATAGTCCTGCCGACAAACAAGCTGAAGACATATTCAAAAATACAGTGAATCGTTTGGAAGACGGGCGGTACGAAGTTGCACTTCCATTTAAATTGGAACCAAACAATTTAGGCAATTCTTACAAGACTGCTGAACGCAGATTTTTAGCACTTGAAAGAAAATTCCTCAAACAACCTGAGTTAAAGCCAGCTTATGATGAAGTTATCCGTGAacatattgataaaaaatatttatctgaGGTTCCGAATGATAAGTCAAATGATGCTTATCACATACCCCATCACGcaattgtcaaaagtgacagaACAACCACAAAGGTGAGAATTGTGCTGGACGCTAGTGCACAGACCACAAGCGGCTTATCATTAAATGACATACTTCACGCAGGACCAAGTCTACAGGCTGACTTGTTCTGCATTCTCCTAAACTTGCGATTATTTGCTATTGCCATCACGTCTGATGTACGTCAAATGTATCTGTGTATTGACGTACGGGGGGAGGATCGTCCTTATCAGCGTATCCTTTATAGGTTTAGTCCTGAAGAAACTATAAGGGTGTTTCAATATAACAGGGTAGCTTTCGGTCTACGTAGCAGTCCTTTTCTGGCACTGCGAACTGTCAAACAGTTGGTAGCTGATGAAGGTGATAAATACCCACTCGCAAAAGAAATCGCATCTCGTGATATTTATATGGATGATGTAGCCAGTTCAGTTATTGATGAAGACCAGGCTGTACAAGCGACTAAACAACTGCTGGATTTGTTCTTGAAAGGCGGATTCCAACTGGCAAAATGGTCGTCTAATTCTGCGGCTGTTCTGAAAGAAATACCAAAGGAACTACATCTGTCCCAAAGTGTCACCTTCGACGATGATACAACGTTGAAGATTTTAGGTCTTCGTTGGTATCCTGGTGAAGATGTATTCAAGTTCCAG ATGGAATTCTTCGCGTCGGAGGACGTCTCAGTAATTCTAATGAAGATTACGATTATAAACATCCTTTGTTATTGCCACGTCGTGATCACATCATTAATCTACTGGTCGATTACTACCATCGACACCATTTACATGCAGGACCTGAAACTCTTATATCTATTCTGCGACATCGATTCTGGATTATAG
- the LOC133527118 gene encoding lipase 1-like, translating into MNTLLTAVIWLTVLSVSFSILLDESRPEDATLSFTELGMKYGHSVEEHDVVTEDGYILTLFHIHGETKGPVLVMHGIFDSADTFIIRGNLSLIITLANKGYDVWSGNTRGNKYGRRHKHLDPDAGPKFWDFSFHEAGYYDLAALVDFILEFTGEQSIRTIGHSQGTTIHFILLSTRPEYNEKIKGFIALAPVAFLSNLIPPLSTLTKAWPAINKFLKATGTEELLRDHSAANDLIESLCSQGLIGYEVCYVLLSSTAFGFDPERIEPHFWEVILGHFPTSTSRRTLIHFAQIAVSKRFTQYDYGSVINFRKYKSLTPPNYNLEKVTINISLIASGNDNLSRLKDVDILRTMLPKELKYHVMEPMLWNHVDFTWAKDMDIYLYPYILSSLQEF; encoded by the coding sequence ATGAATACCTTACTGACTGCGGTAATTTGGCTAACCGTTTTATCAGTTTCGTTTTCGATTTTACTAGATGAATCAAGACCAGAAGATGCTACATTAAGTTTTACTGAACTTGGAATGAAATATGGACATTCTGTCGAAGAGCATGATGTGGTCACTGAAGATGgatatattttaactttatttcatATCCATGGAGAGACAAAGGGGCCCGTTCTCGTAATGCATGGGATTTTTGATTCTGCTGACACATTCATTATAAGAGGGAATTTGTCTTTAATCATTACTTTGGCTAATAAAGGTTATGACGTGTGGTCTGGAAATACAAGAGGCAACAAATATGGCCGGAGACACAAACACCTGGATCCTGACGCCGGACCAAAGTTCTGGGACTTCAGTTTTCATGAAGCTGGTTACTACGATTTGGCTGCTTTAGTTGACTTCATCCTAGAATTTACGGGTGAGCAGAGCATAAGAACAATAGGGCATTCCCAGGGGACGACGatacattttattctattatCAACAAGGCCGGAATATAATGAGAAAATTAAAGGGTTCATTGCCCTGGCGCCTGTCGCGTTCCTCAGCAATTTAATCCCTCCACTTTCAACATTGACTAAGGCATGGCCAGCGATAAACAAATTTTTGAAAGCCACAGGGACGGAAGAATTATTACGCGATCATTCTGCAGCTAATGATCTTATAGAGTCATTATGCAGCCAAGGGCTAATTGGTTACGAAGTCTGCTATGTGCTCCTATCTTCAACAGCTTTCGGTTTTGATCCTGAAAGAATTGAGCCCCACTTTTGGGAAGTTATTTTGGGACACTTTCCGACCTCTACTAGTAGAAGAACTCTCATTCATTTTGCTCAAATTGCTGTCAGTAAAAGATTTACCCAGTACGATTACGGTTCTGTAATAAATTTCAGAAAGTACAAAAGTTTGACTCCACCCAATTATAATTTGGAGAAAGTTACTATAAATATCTCTTTGATTGCTAGTGGCAACGATAATCTGTCGAGATTAAAAGATGTTGATATTTTAAGAACAATGCTTCCTAAAGAGCTGAAATACCATGTGATGGAACCCATGCTATGGAACCATGTTGATTTCACATGGGCTAAAGACATGGATATATATTTGTACCCTTATATATTATCTTCCTTGCAAGAATTTTAA
- the LOC133527179 gene encoding lipase 1-like, which produces MKITLTCTLILVSICVPTNSLLRKTLPEDARLNFTGLGLKYGHAVEEHEVTTEDGYILTFFHIKGKRKPPVFIIHGIADTADIFIIRGKTSLVIALADAGHDVWVANYRGNKYGRRHLKLNPDKDLKFWDFSLHEVGYYDLPAMIDYILQHTGEKKIQTIGHSQGATTQFVLLSKRPEYNEKIEIMVGLAPVAFLTDVRFPVSLIANFGPLLGEVIKSIGVEETFPENSSMTALVRFICSQDVFSYEMCFLLFGFHFVGFDTKRFEPSFLKVFMGHYPGGTSRKNLMHVNQLVLSKRFCEFDYGPEGNLDHYGYVVPPDYNLHRVTTKVALFVGENDVLCTVKDVDILRSTLSNVVYYHIMEDKVWNHIDFTLGNDMNITLFPHIFKLLDKYSK; this is translated from the coding sequence atgaAAATAACGCTAACATGTACCCTCATTTTAGTGAGTATTTGCGTCCCAACAAACTCTTTACTGCGGAAAACTTTACCTGAAGATGCAAGACTGAATTTCACGGGACTTGGTTTAAAATATGGACATGCAGTTGAAGAGCATGAAGTTACCACTGAAGACGGTTACATATTGACTTTCTTCCACATCAAGGGGAAGAGAAAACCGCCTGTTTTTATTATCCATGGAATCGCTGATACGgcagatatttttattatcagaGGAAAGACATCATTAGTTATAGCTCTAGCTGACGCAGGGCATGACGTCTGGGTAGCAAATTACAGAGGAAATAAATATGGTCGACGACATCTTAAGCTAAATCCGGACAAAGATCTCAAGTTCTGGGATTTTAGCCTTCACGAAGTTGGTTATTACGATCTCCCCGCTATGATTGATTACATTCTGCAACATACTGGAGAAAAAAAGATTCAAACAATTGGGCATTCGCAAGGAGCAACCACGCAATTCGTGCTTTTGTCTAAAAGACCagaatataatgaaaaaattgaaataatggTTGGATTAGCACCAGTGGCCTTTTTGACTGATGTAAGATTTCCAGTGTCTCTCATTGCGAATTTCGGACCTCTGCTTGGAGAAGTTATTAAATCTATAGGCGTAGAAGAAACTTTTCCGGAAAATTCGTCAATGACCGCGTTAGTAAGATTTATTTGTAGTCAAGATGTCTTTAGCTACGAAATGTGTTTTCTGTTATTTGGCTTTCATTTCGTTGGTTTTGATACAAAGCGATTTGAACCGAgctttttaaaggtttttatgGGACACTATCCAGGAGGAACTTCTCGAAAAAATTTAATGCACGTCAATCAGTTGGTGTTAAGTAAAAGATTTTGTGAATTTGACTACGGCCCTGAAGGCAACTTAGATCACTATGGTTACGTAGTGCCTCCGGATTATAATTTACATCGAGTGACTACAAAAGTTGCGTTGTTCGTTGGTGAAAATGACGTGTTATGTACAGTAAAAGATGTAGATATACTACGCTCAACTTTATCTAACGTTGTATATTACCATATTATGGAAGATAAAGTTTGGAATCATATAGATTTTACATTAGGTAATGATATGAATATAACACTGTTTCctcatatatttaaattattggataaatacagtaaataa
- the LOC133527180 gene encoding lipase 1-like: MKLKSLCILYFCVLTKASSLFPPVVSEDVHLNFTGLAKKYGHPAEEHEVVTKDGYLLTLFHIPGKRTTPLLLMHGTGDHAESFLLRGNRSLIITLAEANYDIWVGNLRGNKYARRHVKLNPDDDPEFWNYSFHEAGLYDLPATIDYVLNATGKESLKIIGHSQGTTINFVLLSSKPEYNDKIKLLIALAPVAFLNNLAPPVSTLCEVGPLIDEFSKSVGIEELPSKKIPVPKFSNLECKGGSNDHVLCIFLAVFYSTFFDAKTIEPEFFQILLGHYPGNTSRKTLVHYNQIALRKQFSSFDYGVKENFKRYGKGLPPEYDLQKVTVKTALLIGREDRLATVQDAELLRKLLPNVVLFHILKPKMWNHIDFIWRNDMNVYLFPTILSMLEKYD; encoded by the coding sequence ATGAAACTAAAGAGTCTGTGTATCTTATACTTTTGTGTATTAACAAAAGCGTCAAGTTTGTTCCCGCCAGTAGTATCTGAAGATGTACATTTGAATTTCACTGGTCTAGCAAAGAAATATGGACACCCTGCTGAAGAGCATGAAGTGGTCACTAAAGATGGGTATCTTCTTACTTTATTCCATATTCCTGGAAAGAGAACAACTCCTTTACTTCTAATGCACGGGACAGGAGATCATGCTGAAAGTTTCTTGTTACGAGGAAATCGGTCTCTGATAATCACATTAGCAGAAGCTAATTATGATATTTGGGTCGGAAATCTAAGAGGAAACAAATACGCTCGAAGACATGTCAAATTAAATCCAGATGATGATCCCGAATTTTGGAATTACAGTTTCCATGAAGCCGGACTTTATGACTTACCAGCGACTATCGATTATGTTTTAAATGCGACTGGAAAAGAAAGCTTGAAAATAATAGGCCATTCACAGGGAACCACAATTAATTTCGTTCTTTTATCTTCAAAACCAGAGTACAATGATAAGATTAAACTGCTAATAGCACTAGCTCCAGTCGCTTTTTTGAACAATCTAGCACCACCTgtgtcaactctttgcgaagtAGGACCACTAATCGACGAATTTTCGAAGAGTGTTGGAATAGAAGAGCTCCCTAGTAAAAAAATACCAGTACCAAAGTTCAGCAATTTAGAATGTAAAGGAGGGTCCAATGACCACGTCCTGTGCATATTTTTAGCAGTATTTTATTCAACTTTCTTTGATGCCAAGACGATAGAGCCTGAATTTTTTCAAATTCTTCTAGGACATTACCCAGGCAACACATCCAGAAAAACCCTAGTTCATTATAACCAAATTGCGTTGCGCAAACAATTTTCCAGTTTTGATTACggtgtcaaagaaaactttaagCGTTACGGAAAAGGGTTGCCGCCTGAGTATGATTTGCAAAAAGTGACTGTCAAAACTGCATTGCTGATTGGAAGAGAAGATCGGCTGGCAACTGTACAGGATGCAGAGTTACTAAGAAAATTGCTTCCTAATGTTGTTTTGTTCCACATACTGAAACCCAAAATGTGGAATCATATCGATTTCATTTGGAGAAACGACATGAATGTGTATTTGTTTCCTACTATATTATCTATGTTAGAAAAGTATGACTGA